From the genome of Glycine soja cultivar W05 chromosome 14, ASM419377v2, whole genome shotgun sequence:
GGTTATCTTTGAAACCAAGGTTTCTTGCTTACTCACTCACTTACTTACTCCAAACAAATCTAATCTAATAATTTATGACTTCAAAACCTCACTCTCTGATTCAGTGACTctgatctctctctctctctctgaaagGACTAAGATGGGTTCAGTTTCTCTGAAAGTAGGAGATGGAACAGCCAGATTCCATAGAGCAACACTGTGTTCTTCAGCTGTTAACATTCTCATGATATTCTCTGTCATCACCACCAACCTATTTGCTCTCTATGCTTTCACGGCTTCCCCAAAACACCCCCATCACTCTCTCCTTCACCACAATGCCCACAAAAACATCTCTCTCATCTCTGAACAAGTCTCACTCATTCTCAGAGAGATCGATTTGTCCCAGAAGAAACTGGCCCAGatggagaaagagcttctaggaTATGAAAGCATTGATCTTTCGAGACCCAACATTGCATCCGAGCTCAAACTCTTCCTCCAGCGCCACCAGCTCCCTCTGGGGAAAGACTCTAGAACTGGGATCACTGAGATGGTGCCATCTGTTGGCCACACCTGTGAGAAAAATTCAGACTTGTTGTCTCAGTTCATGAATTACAAGGTTTTTGGAGCTTGCCCTGATGATTGGAGTGTGGCACAGAAGCTGATCTTAAAAGGGTGTGAGCCTCTGCCTAGGAGGAGGTGTTTTGCAAAGACTGTTTCCAAGGTAGGTTTGTACCCCTTTCCGGATTCTCTTTGGAAGCCTGTTGGTAATAAGACTGTTAACTGGAGTGGCCTTAATTGTAAGAATTTTGAGTGTTTGAATGGTAAGAAGTTGAGTAGGGAGTGCGTTGGTTGCTTTGATTTGGTTCATGGCAATGAGAATGTTAGGTTTGTTAAGGCTAAGAGTAAGAATGATTTTCTGGTTGACGATGTTTTGGCCTTGGGAGGTGGAGGGGTTAGAATAGGGCTCGACATTGGTGGAGGGTCTGGATCCTTTGCTGCTAGAATGGCGGATAGGAATGTTACTGTGGTTACTAGCACTCTCAATGTTGAAGCCCCGTTCAGTGAGTTCATTGCTGCAAGAGGGCTTTTTCCTCTTTACTTGAGCTTGGATCATAGGTTCCCTTTCTATGACAATGTGTTTGACTTGGTTCATGCTTCAAGTGGCTTGGATGTTGGAGGGAAGAGTGAGAAGTTGgagttttttatgtttgatattgATAGAGTTTTGAGGGCTGGTGGTTTGTTCTGGCTGGATAACTTCTTTTGTGCCAATGAAGAGAAGAAGCAAGTTTTGACTCGGTTGATTGAAAGGTTTGGATATAAAAAGTTGAAATGGGTTGTGGGAGAGAAGGTTGATAGTGTTGGCTCAGGCAAACCTGAAGTTGTGTTATCTGCTGTCCTTCAGAAACCTGTTAGAGCTTAGGGGCTTATACAATAAAACAACAAGAAGGAAGAATAATCTTGATTCTGCTATATCTCTTCCGCACATAATTTTGTGTGAACGAATTGCTTCCAGCATCATCATCAAATCTGACTGGACCTGGAATAAGTACAATAATTGTTTCCTTACCAATTGTAAACCAGATTTTTTAGGTGACATATATTCTGTATTTCAAGTTCTGTTTTATTATATCTCATTCTGTATTtctgtattagtttttttttttttttgtaattgataAGTTAttagaaagatgaaaaatggattattttttttaaacatataaagtcaattttagtctttatattgTAAGGCTATAATTTTACTTTCTAGAATATGATGAATCCAATCATATGTTTCAAGATTATTTGGTCAACTGTTCTTGATAATTTTACTATATGCGTTCTCTACCTGAAATTACTGCATCATATGCTTGACCACTGCAATCTTTAGTACATTCATGAATCATTAAGGACTGTTTCACATCTAAAAGAAATCATCCATTGTCAATGGCCTTTTAACTTTGTGGCGCCTAGCTTCATTTAGAAAGGCATGAACCCGGGTTTGATCTCTTAAGTATAGCAAAACAAGAATGTTATCTGTCATTTAGTTCTATAACCATCCGTTCATCCTACTCACTGCTCTAAACCAAAGATTCTAATGAGACAACTCATAAGAATGTTGCCTTTGTTAAATCCTGCAAAAAGTCATGAAGATGCCAAGTATTGAGGCTTGCAGCTGATTAGTATTGATGACTTGCTGATAGGATTTTGATACTGTTAAACTGCTTTTTGTGCCTCTTCATAGTTGTGAACTAAACCATTTCATTGTTTACACCGACTTGACAAAACTATAAATTCTCACTGAATGTGGGGATTGCTTTTAATCACAAGGACTTAATAAGGCTTCAAACCTAAAAGGTGAACTTGGAAAGGAGAGAATTGATCGGCCTGGGCTTTAAACCAGCAATCAATGGTTGAAAAGGAACTAGGaaatataaaaacacaaatttgGTTGAGGAGTCTAAACAACACATTCTCTATTATTCTCTCtaacatattttcttttgttagttAAAATTCAGGTAAGTCTTATTAAACGAGGAATGAGACCCACATATTTACTGAGACCCTCATGAAATTTACCGTACGAGTGTCCAAAAATCAAAACTCATTTTGTTCACTGTACCCACTTCATATTTACTGTTACTTCAATTTATTCTTCGAGCCCAATTTGCTGATTAATATTGATGACTTGCATACTTGCTAATAGGGCTTTGGTATTCATATTCTATGAAAATGTGCCTCTTCACTTCATAGTTATGAAGCAAACCATTTCATTGTTTGCATTGACttgacaaaattacaaattctcACAGAATGTGGAGATTGTGTTTAATCACATACATGTTTATTAAGGCTCCAAACCTAATAGCAGAACCTAGAAAGGGCAGAGTTGAGAGGACTGAGGTATAAACAAGCAATTGAAAACGAGCTAAGGaaatataaaaacacaaatttgGTAGAGGAATGCAAACAACACACTTCTTAATACTATCTTTACAATACACTAATTAGTTGAATTCAAGTGAATCTTATGAAATGGAGAATGAGATTTTTGGCTTCCAGAATGTAAAATTACTTCTGAAATGACCAATCTGgaaggtaaaaaaaacattctggAAAGGATGCAGGACGCAACTTGGAgaaggtgcaggaagcaacagCCGACTCACATATGACCCACATGAAATTTACCTACTAGGTAAGAGTTGTAGTCCTGTAGTGTATGTagcatttttcaattttgtgtgcagcATCCACTTCATATTCCTTGTTACCTAAATTTACTTCTCAAGCCCAATTTGCTGCAAAGAAGCTTGTCTTAGCTTATTGGGCCATGGAACTTGGGTGCTTAATAATTACTCCGGAAATTTTTACCAGGCTTAAGGCcttgatttgatttttcaaaTCTGATTACAACTTTTCTATTGCCTTTGCTCATCACATGCAGTAAATAATGAAGCGCATTGATTAACTTTATATATAATGCAGTAACTTAATCCAGACATGTATCCATAATCTTAGAAATAACTTGAAGCTGAAGCTTTCTATTTAATTATGATACCTTGTAGCTGAAGCTTTCtatttaattactataattataataacacGAGAGCACCGTTATTGTGGGATAATTAATTGCTGGGCATGTACCCGTGTGAAGTCATGGCAGTTGAGATGAATTATGTCGGTATGAGCTTATGTAACTAAATCAATTAaggtaaaattgtatttttggatCTTgtttctaatttcaattttagttattctttaaatttattcatgaaTTTAGTTTCCAATTAtgtcaaatattataaatatgatcCCCAAACCCAAATTTAAACGTTGATTGTTGATTGTCACAAAGGAATGTTGGTTATGTGAGTATCACGTAATGATTAAATATGAAAAGGTGCGTCCAAGAGTTAACTCTAACATTGTTCTGTTTATCGTTCAATCAGAACGTGACAATTAACATTCAAATTTGGACTTTGGGATCATATTTACAAGATTTGACATGATTTGGAGACTAAATTAGTGAATAAATTTCAAGGggactaaaatcaaaattagaaacaattagggggaccaaaaatataattttaccatCAATTAATTGTCTACTAACAAGTTATTGGTgtgaataatattatatttgattctGTTAAGCAAAATGTTAGATTCGAGTTTTGTGAATGTAAAAagtaattgaaagaaaaaataataattaggttactattaaaaattaatcaccaataaaattgataaatattgagtaaaaaaaagtaacaattaATTGTTCCCTTTGTTTTTATCCCTTTATGGCGCCTCTAAGGTGCAGTAACCCTTAGCCTAGTACTGTCAGTAGTATTTTATTGGAGGGATTAATCGCTGTGGCTTAAAACCTGTACCCCAATTAATCCAATCGTCTCATTCATGCATGCACTTTCGGAAGTCTCAAAATAGTTAATACTACTTGTTGCACTGTCAAATTCATCAACATTGCTATGTGATTGAGATGAAAAATCAGAAATCCACACAAATGAACTCAGAATTGACATCAACGATGTAACACTAACAAGCGGCGATACCTTCTATTTAGCCCATTCATTATAGGAACTCGTGTAGCCTTAAATTGACATAAATGTTGCTGGCCCCGCTGGATTGCTTCGGTTGCTGTTATTTTGCTTgccattaaaatgaaaaataaagaaaaagaaaataaacaaatggtCCACAAACACCACCGAGTATGTAGATATATCTAACATGAAATTAATTCAACTTAATCAACTAATTTgagtttgaaatattttgttatgcTAAATATCCAACaaacaattttgaattttgatgttgATAATAATCATATCTAACTTAACCAATAACCTCTTGAAAGGATATGTTCTATTAACAAAATGGTTCACAAtcataaaacattttaacatagaaaaaatattttaatatcaaaagagaaaaaaatcatcaaacacTTGATCAACGGATACAAGATTATTTCAACttgataataaatttgaatcttgaattgaatACACAATTGTATTAGAGGAAAAATTATCTCCCATAATAATCTTACCCATCCCTTTATTGCCTCCATACCtatggtttttataaaaaaaatgcctcAAGATAATATGCTACCATGCTTATAGTAACTCACTCCTAAAACGTTCTCTTTAaagatttaatattaattttatacagATTAGTCTCTATAATATTATAGCCATTTTctacattatttaaaaattcgTTATATCTGTGTCATTGAATTGCCTTATATACCCATGCTTTCTAGGCACACTAAACTAGGATGCAAATAAGTAACTTTCGATGCTTGATTATTTGGAAAGCCCCCAATGcgtattaataataaatcataatatttccTCTTGCCAGCAAGAATGTCTTACAACATAAGGTATGCAACACCCTTGACTCATTGGAACATCATCTTAGAACTTTTGATAAGTGATAATAAAACTTAAACTCTTCCATCTCCAAGGTTTGCTCCATACCTTAAGAAATGTTTCAAATAACGAGTGTCctttagttaataataatacatcacATGACACCCAAGTCAATAATCCTGACTTCTTCCACAACATATGCCTTTGCTTTTCAAACATTGGACGATAAAGCCATTTGAGGTTAACCTTATACAAGAACATCGCAAAGCAAGGCTTAGTGAGACATTGTATGCAGCCACCGCCTAATATTCAAACATTCATCCCTTGCAAAGCCCCACTGTTTAGAAGCTTCATCCCCTCTTCACTCATCTGCTGAACTTCTGAAGGTGATAAAATTCTTATGCAGCGGACACAGCCCACAAATTCTCTACACACACAACATTTAATATCAGATGGCACACAAGATATTCCAAAGGTTCAAAACTCAAAAGGATCATTATCTTGGTTCAAAGGAATTCTAAGTATATTAAGCCTATTATTAAACTTAGTGTGGTATATCACACATTACAAGACTTGATAAGAAACTTACTCCCAAggatcatcaccaacaagtagaACATCACTCTCATAATCTACATAGACCAATTTCCATCCTGAACATTTAGTGTCATTCAGCAGACCATCGAGTCCAAACATGCATTCAATTGCACGGATCAACTCCTCGTAGTTCTTGAAAGTAGTCACATCAATTGATCTTCCTACAGAACCTGCCTTTTGCACCTGTCAGAAACCAAAACCGTTAAGATATACATGATTAAAGATGTTGAGCCAGATAATATAGTGGACAAAACTTCAAAAGtcatgaaaataaaactaaagatCAATTAGCACTAGCATATATAGTATGAATGCAAATGAGgaaagagtttttctctttttttgtctCCAGTACAAACCTTTGTGTAAGTTCGGATGGGCGCAGGTACTTGCTGCCACGAGTTATTCTGCAGGAAGCTGCTTTCATCAAAATCAACATGGCTTGAAGAAGTGCCACCTGAGTTGTCAGGGATGTCTCTAAGAGGAAAGGCATGTGATTCAGTTAGACTTGCTGAAGTTATCTGAGACTGGACATCCTGGCTTGAACTCAAGTTGCCCACCATGCAATCTTGAGGATTTTGAAATTCTCTGTCCTTCATTGTGCAAAACTCATCCAAAATGGTGCTTGAAGTAGAAGGATCAACCACAGTGGTGCCTACGCTGTTGCTAGCATCAACATTGACACAAATCTCACTTTGGTTGTTGCTCTCAGCTGAAAGATCCCTCAAATTGTTTGAGCTTGGTATGCCATTGAGGCCATACAGCCCCGGCTGACAAATGGATGTTAGCTGGTCTGCTTGAGATAAGAACTTCAAGTTCTTGACATAATGATCCCACACTTCATTGTTCATTGAAGGTAAAGGGGGATTCACTACTTGAGGCTGAAGTGAGGTATGTTCTTGCAAGTCAGACAAAGGTCCAGTTGGTCTGTTCTGCCCAGCAAAAGGTTGGGAAGAAGCATATGACATCCATTCATTGATGTCAAGCTGAGGAAACAGGCCATTTACCATAGCAGAATCAGCTTGAACCATATCAATCATTTGAGGATGGGGCATGGACGATTCTATCTGAGGTGGCATAGGCCATGGACTAGATTGAGGGAGTAGTGGACTCTGGTTTTGATTATGGAATGGCAATTGGTTTGCTAGACCTTGCTGGTTAACAGGATTTGCTGCCACCTTTTCGATGTTGCACCCTTCCATGGAAGGGTAGTCAATCACATGATCAGGTAATACCTCAGATTCTGATTTTGGCTTGTCAATAACTATCCCAGAAGACAGATGATTATCAATTTTGCCAAGAGGGTGCAATTTTTCAGGTTGGTCGTTTTTCAACAGTGATTGCATGTTTAAGGCATTAGGTTGGTCAGGGATAGAATGAGGATGTAGATTTTTAAGTGGCATTTGGTTTTCTGCTGCAAGTGTGGTCTTCATCTCTTGCAAGGGGCCTCTTGTAGCAGCAGATTCTTGTTGCATGGCAGATAAAAAAGCTCCATTATTGTTAATCAGCTGGGGTTTCAAAAGCATTCTCATCATGTGTTCTGAGTAGAGATTTGGAATTGAGTTTGAGAGCTCCATGGTTCCATTTTCTGGAACTCTTATAAAGGGTCTTCTTAACAAAGTTCCCCACTCATTTTCTGCAACAATCAACATAACTAGTAGTTAAATAGAAGACTCGTCTACAAAGTAGGAAAAGAAATATAAGAAACAGACTTACCCAAAAGACCAGATGGTAATGGCCGTTTTAGACCTGAAGTCAAAGAAGGAAAGATAAAAAGGCTTTCAGGAGTCTCAATCTCCCACACACTAACTCTGTTCTGCTTATCACCACACCCTGGCTCATCCCACTCCACCTGTTTGCAGAGAAATCATTAGGCCAACTATTTCCACTAAACTTTAACTCCAATATGCACTATGTTTCATTGGAACATACAACAAAATATGAATGATAGAACATAATTTCAGTGCCGTATTGACAGTAAGGCCAACTAGGCCTGTGCCTTAGGTCcacaaattaaaaagttataaaatagtataattttgttttgctataataatattgtggatGTTTGAGGTACACAATCACAGTCACAATCATATAAATTGTCCTAAATTGGAAATATTCA
Proteins encoded in this window:
- the LOC114385190 gene encoding auxin response factor 5-like — protein: MMASVEEKIKTGGGMIVGGQTLAAEMKLLKEMQEHSGVRKTLNSELWHACAGPLVSLPQVGSLVFYFPQGHSEQVAASTRRTATSQIPNYPNLPYQLLCQVQNVTLHADKETDEIYAQMTLQPLNSEREVFPISDFGHKHSKHPSEFFCKTLTASDTSTHGGFSVPRRAAEKLFPPLDYTIQPPTQELVVRDLHDNTWTFRHIYRGQPKRHLLTTGWSLFVGSKRLRAGDSVLFIRDERSQLRVGVRRVNRQQTTLPSSVLSADSMHIGVLAAAAHAAANRSPFTIFYNPRACPSEFVIPLAKYRKSVFGTQVSVGMRFGMMFETEESGKRRYMGTIVGISDVDPLRWPGSKWRNIQVEWDEPGCGDKQNRVSVWEIETPESLFIFPSLTSGLKRPLPSGLLENEWGTLLRRPFIRVPENGTMELSNSIPNLYSEHMMRMLLKPQLINNNGAFLSAMQQESAATRGPLQEMKTTLAAENQMPLKNLHPHSIPDQPNALNMQSLLKNDQPEKLHPLGKIDNHLSSGIVIDKPKSESEVLPDHVIDYPSMEGCNIEKVAANPVNQQGLANQLPFHNQNQSPLLPQSSPWPMPPQIESSMPHPQMIDMVQADSAMVNGLFPQLDINEWMSYASSQPFAGQNRPTGPLSDLQEHTSLQPQVVNPPLPSMNNEVWDHYVKNLKFLSQADQLTSICQPGLYGLNGIPSSNNLRDLSAESNNQSEICVNVDASNSVGTTVVDPSTSSTILDEFCTMKDREFQNPQDCMVGNLSSSQDVQSQITSASLTESHAFPLRDIPDNSGGTSSSHVDFDESSFLQNNSWQQVPAPIRTYTKVQKAGSVGRSIDVTTFKNYEELIRAIECMFGLDGLLNDTKCSGWKLVYVDYESDVLLVGDDPWEEFVGCVRCIRILSPSEVQQMSEEGMKLLNSGALQGMNV
- the LOC114385491 gene encoding uncharacterized protein LOC114385491, coding for MGSVSLKVGDGTARFHRATLCSSAVNILMIFSVITTNLFALYAFTASPKHPHHSLLHHNAHKNISLISEQVSLILREIDLSQKKLAQMEKELLGYESIDLSRPNIASELKLFLQRHQLPLGKDSRTGITEMVPSVGHTCEKNSDLLSQFMNYKVFGACPDDWSVAQKLILKGCEPLPRRRCFAKTVSKVGLYPFPDSLWKPVGNKTVNWSGLNCKNFECLNGKKLSRECVGCFDLVHGNENVRFVKAKSKNDFLVDDVLALGGGGVRIGLDIGGGSGSFAARMADRNVTVVTSTLNVEAPFSEFIAARGLFPLYLSLDHRFPFYDNVFDLVHASSGLDVGGKSEKLEFFMFDIDRVLRAGGLFWLDNFFCANEEKKQVLTRLIERFGYKKLKWVVGEKVDSVGSGKPEVVLSAVLQKPVRA